The stretch of DNA gaaaagtatttaaaaacaaaaacattcaatttactttatatataaatgtattctgGTAAGTGATTGATGTGAATGAGGTATTATGAAAATGAAAGGAGAGAAAGGGAGTGTGCTTTATAACAGGGCTGAAAACAAAGCAAGGATAGTAAAAAAGTGATACAATGAGGAAAATGGCTAATATCAGAAGTAACAGACAATTTGGGAAAGTGTAAGAGATGTTAGTAGAAGGGGAGGAGGATAAATGTTACCAGATTATGGTACAGAAGAGATATGAAGTATCAGGTTTATTAAGAAGGGTTGAGAAAAGGGGCTCATTAAATACTGAGCAGGATTCTGTTTGAGGTGTTCACAAGTAATTCCATAAAATGTCTTGCTGATTATTTCAGTGCATATGTCCTTGGCACCAAAAATAATCATTTGGAAAACCAGGAACAAGTTCTTAGCACTCTGCAAAATCAAGAACACTCCACCCCGTATCGTTCAAAGTTCCTGAGTATGACCGTTAATTGGAGATGTACTTGCCCCATGGCCACTGTTTGCAGACGGTAGCGATCAGACCCTCCATAAATCAGGCTGGATGACTTAAGTTGTGGGCCGCCGCCAACAAACATCTGACATATTTGCTCCTGCCATGTTCCCAGGGGTCGCCAGGTTGGGCTAAGCAATGAGTGAGTACCAGGGGTGGAAGGGATGTGGAGGAAGCTGTAACCATAAAGTTCATTACGACCAAATGTGTCCTGATGCCAGACTTGAAGGTGAAGTTTTGGCCAACCTAAGTGGGGGAAATACAAGCATTTAAAGTACATAATGTACTTTGCACCTTTGGTAGGTAAAGTGTGTTCATTTgaatgggtagggttaggg from Xenopus tropicalis strain Nigerian chromosome 8, UCB_Xtro_10.0, whole genome shotgun sequence encodes:
- the b9d2 gene encoding B9 domain-containing protein 2 isoform X2 encodes the protein MAEVHIIGQIIGASGFPQHSLFCKWGVHTGGAWKLLSGVVEGQTQVDHPQNDDMAFWSHPIDMHFATKGLQGWPKLHLQVWHQDTFGRNELYGYSFLHIPSTPGTHSLLSPTWRPLGTWQEQICQMFVGGGPQLKSSSLIYGGSDRYRLQTVAMGQVHLQLTVILRNFERYGVECS
- the b9d2 gene encoding B9 domain-containing protein 2 isoform X1; this encodes MNSHTHELHYSPTCAVMAEVHIIGQIIGASGFPQHSLFCKWGVHTGGAWKLLSGVVEGQTQVDHPQNDDMAFWSHPIDMHFATKGLQGWPKLHLQVWHQDTFGRNELYGYSFLHIPSTPGTHSLLSPTWRPLGTWQEQICQMFVGGGPQLKSSSLIYGGSDRYRLQTVAMGQVHLQLTVILRNFERYGVECS